ACCGGATGCACCGGTCGGCCCCCCCGGGGTCGGCCTGGGGGAGCCCCCCGGGGCCCGGTACCGGGATCCCCTGGGGACAGACCCGGACGCACTGGCCGCAGGCGGTGCACCGGCGGGGGTCGACGGTCAGGAGGGGAAGCAGAAGGGGGGTCATGGCTCGTCTCACAGGCTCTGGATGGCGCCGGGTCCGCCGCGACGCCCCCGAGAGGGCGTGCGCGTCTCACGGGGTCCGGCCACCGGGAGCTTCTCCTGGCTGCGCGCCTGCTCCTTGGCGCCTCGGGGCGTCCCCGGACCGCACGCTGAAGAGCCACCACCGGCTCGCTCTGCCCTCTCCCCGGCGCCCCCGGCGCTCGAAGTAGAGCTTTG
The DNA window shown above is from Thermodesulfobacteriota bacterium and carries:
- a CDS encoding 4Fe-4S binding protein: MTPLLLPLLTVDPRRCTACGQCVRVCPQGIPVPGPGGLPQADPGGADRCIR